A segment of the Cotesia glomerata isolate CgM1 linkage group LG2, MPM_Cglom_v2.3, whole genome shotgun sequence genome:
cgaaagcgaaaaaatttatgtttcttaattatatcgaaaatacatattgttagaaatagtgaaaaaaaaattctgtcgaagttagagctcttataagtaaacacaaaaaaaaatttcccaattgtaataaaaatctaactttcaccgaattcgtttttcaccattcccaacaatatttttgttataaataagaaagaataatttttgattttataataaacgtaaaaaataatttatacttacaactcaatagccgttgtttgcgggaactcgtgacacgtgttgagtattttagaggttatgtaagtcacttaattaactgatcgtgcgatttacactcgaaattaataattttattagttattaataattaattatattcaataatattagttattaataaataaataataaagttactcgagaatatatttgatatgagagttacactgagatagtaaaaatgtttaactactacgtttgaagcataaacactaataatagccgaaaactgtagaggtaacatccctactccgtgctgtttacaggGTGAGAAGTGACTCCGGTAAACACATGGAGGGGATAACttaccaagtgataataattgatgttatcgagcgggatagaaaatgataaaattatgaaaatgactattaaaaagcaagcattggtgataaaaaagtgcaaatttagagttgtatgtattttttgatgccacataataaaaaaataaaaaaaataaaaaaaaaatttttagggtgaacaccccttatcgcttagaggttagaaaaatagatagtagccgattctcaggcttactgaatatgcataaaaaatttcatgagaatcggtcaagccgtttcggaggagtatgggaacgaacattgtgacacgagaattttatatattagatttaaataatgaattggACATTAAATGTCCAAAAACGGTATGCTGTCCTCAAACGGTGCTTCTACCCCACTactgagctcaaaataacacttaaattgtaattttgagctcgaagagctcaaaaacctcATAAGTGCAACTTTAGGCTCTTAgttatggaattagcgggaagttgcagggatgcacggaaaaaaataaatagtaaatgcaACATGATGCAGTCTTGGTAAATGAACATGATGAAATCATGTTGCAACCAcatgatttgtcatgtttcggCTACATGACAATTATGTTGCGGTAGCAtgagaaaaatcatgtggcagcaaaatgattttcatgtttcggctacatgacaatcatgttgcggtagtatgagaaaaatcatgtggcagcaacataattttcatgtaGCCTTAATAGCACAAAATTAAGCTGGAACAACTAAATAGTTATGCTTCagaaacattatttattataaagtaactAGGTTTTTTAGGATTTATAATATTGCAGATGAAAATAAGAGTAAATTATCGAATTATACAATTTGTGAACGATATCTttgtttattcaaattatatacaatttttattgccAATAGCTTTGGTTTgtgataaaagtaattaaattattacggATAAGATAAATGCATCTGGGAATCTGCCATAGGGTGATGAGGAATTTATTTTCGAAGAAATTGAGAAACGCCTTACTAGACGTAACAGCGTCATACTATTCAACTGTCCTGAATCTGTGCACGCGGATATTGAGTCCAGATCCATAGCGGACTCAGCTCTTGTCAACAAATTCTGTTCTGCTCTTGATATTGATGTGCCCTCTTCGCAGTTCCGTGTCGGTAAATATTCTCCGGCTCTCAAAAAACTGAGACCcctgaaaattatgttttctAACGCAAGCCATCCTGATTTAATAATCCAGAACTTCTTAAGGGCCAAGAAGGCCAGGCAACTTCCTCCGGATCTCAATCTGGACAACGTGATAATAACGCACGATCGAACTTGGagacaacaacaacagcacaAACACACTCGGGAAGAACTTCAGCGTCGTATTGCGGATGGGGAGAACAATCTTCGACTAGTGACGAGGCGTGGCAGGACGATCATCTCCAGCAAGCCTCCTCCTCGTCAGGGACAGGAATAGAGCGCTCTTCAATTTTGAATACTTCGTATAAGCAAAGTTATGTCTATTACCAGAATGTTAGGGGACTTAAATCTAAATTACATAATGTATTATATAGTTCTTCTATCATTGATTATGATGTTTAAATCTTCACTGAAACTTGGCTTAacaatagtattttttcctCAGAATTATTTGATTCTaatctatataatatttttaggtGTGATCAACGTGAGGCATTCAGGGGATCAGGTGGTGGCGTATTAATTGCCTGCAATACTTCTGTGCAAGTCCAGTGTAATAATCTAGATCAAATAATTGAACAGTTCCCTCAAATTGATGTTGTTAGTGTTACTGTTGGCTTGAATCCTGCAATTGATATTATAGCACTCTACGTGCCGCCTGATCTGCACATTCAAGCCTACTCGGACTTCCTAGATGCCTTATCAACCCACCGCACTGTTGATGCAAGGGAGCTGGTGGTTATCGGTGACTTTAATTCACCTCACTTCTATTCTTATGTCAATAATGGATATGTATGTGCCAAGGCTGAGATAATACACTCTTTTTCGTGTTTCCTTAACTtaattcaatataataatgtgCTAAACTCAATGGGTAGACTATTAGACTTAGTATTTGGCACCATAGAATGCGCTACTATGATTAATAATGAACCTCTTCTCAAACTTGACCCTTATCATCCAGTACTGTCAATATCATTACAAACCATTATTAACCGTGGTAAAAATATTACTAAAGTCCCAGTTAGTAGAtacaattttcataaatacgaTAAAGGTTCACTTATGGATGCTCTTGGCAGTGTAAGCTGGGACTTAATGAATAATCTACTTCCGGAGGATATATGCAGAGCTTTCTATCAGCTTATAGAATCAGCCTTTGATAGGTCCCTACCAAAGACTGGTGCATGTTCTAAACAGGACAATTCTAATTATCCACCGTGGTTCACTTGGGACATCATTTGTGACTGTAAACTCAAAGAAACATTTAGACAGAAATTATTAAAGCATCCCTCTTCGTATTATAAAAGTCAATATGATGCCCTTAGAGGTTCACTGAAGTTAAGGATTAAATATGCCCATAGAAAATACCAAACCGAAGCTGAAAATAGTCTAGCAAATAATCCTAAGAATTTTTGGAGGTTCATTAAGAATAGTAAAAGGCAGAGTCAGTACCCTACTagtttttgtattaataatgTCACCAATTCTGACCCGCAATCTATTGCTAATGAGTTTGCCTTGCATTTCAGTAGCGTTTTCATTCCTTTTGACAACTCGGCTGATCTCTCTAATATCAACACAATCAGCGACTATTTGGGTGGCATAATTTTTCCAAACAAAGCCACCATTTTAAAGTACATCAAACGGCTTCCTAACAAAATGTCGGCGGGAATAGATGGCATTCCATGTCTCATAGTTAAGGATGCTGCTGCCTGCTTTGTCAAACCATTGACTCAGTTAATAAAATGCTCTATCAAACATGGGATATTCCCATCATCATGGAAAAACGCCAAAGTCTGCCCTATACATAAGGCTGATGACCCAACTTCAGTCACTAATTATAGACCCATCTCAATAATCTCTGTGTTTGCAAAGGTGTTTGAGATGTATGTCTATGATCAGCTGTTGCGGTATGTCAGTGTAGCAATTAGTAATGCTCAACATGGTTTCTTCTGCCGTCGTTCTACAGTAactaacttaatttattatactgaatatataaataataatattaataatggtgACCAGGTTGATGTTATTCAAACAGACTTTGCTAAGGCGTTTGACAAGGTAGACACGGTTATCCTTATACATAGACTTCGCGACCTTGGATTACCCTCTTACTTACTTACACTAATGATGTCATATCTCACCAATAGGCTCAACTATGTCATATTTAATGGATTCCGATCAGTACCCTTCAGTTCAACCTCCGGTGTACCTCAAGGTTCTAACTTGGGTCCATTGTTATtcctaatatttataaatcctCTCGAGAGTGTAATATCATGTCCCTTTGAATTATTCGCTGATGACGCTAAATATTATACCCGCATACGATCGTGGACGGATTGCCTTGAATTACAAAGTAACGTAGATGTTATAGCAGCTTGGTGGAGGCTAAATAAGCTTCAGCTTAACGAACGTAAATGTGTGGTTATTTCGTTTAGTAAATCGAGTGCTGATATCCAATATCCCTACTCTATCAATGGTATTGCTCTTAATTACGTATCTTCTTGTAGGGATCTTGGGGTAATATTTGACAATAACTTTGCATTTACGAATCACTATTCTACCATAGCTGCGTCAGCTCTCAGGACCCTAGGCTTTGTGATAAGAGCAACAAAAAACTTTAGAAATTTAGAAGCAGTTAAAATGTTATACTCCGCGCTTGTTCGTCCTAAACTGGAATATGCATCTATTATTTGGTCACCGACCTACAAAAAGTACGCACATTcaattgagaaaattcagcggaagtttttaaagtatttGATGTACAAAATGACAGGGAATTACCCTGCTCGCGGAGCTGAGTACTTGGATATATGTCGCAGTGCTAATATGTTAACCCTTGAAGAGAGAAGAATTTTTGCTGGGGTATTGTTTATCGCAGGTCTTTGTAGAAGACTAATACATTGCCCGAGTTTCTTAACACTACTTCCAATCAAATATCCTCCCCGTAATCTTAGGTCTACACATCCCTTTCAGGTACCCTTGGTAAGATCAGCCTTGGCACAGGCATCGCCTTTATATAGACTTACAACTTTATGTAATCTTATTCTCTAATAGcatcaataatattgataataatagtagtattgataataatgatacgGGTATTGATCTCTTTGACTTTAACCAGCTGCTAACCACTAGCTCCATTGCATCTATTCTCATAGACATgcgtaataataattgttgataaaagaattaaaataaatagatataaaattaataaacctTAGCTGTCTGGATGGTAATATTACACGGAAAATAATGTGCAGTATCATTTACTACAAGATTGCAGTAAATGTTTCTGTAgttacaaatatcatataagtGATAACAGTTACTCAATATGCGTCAAATTTTACTAAGTCAATAAGTTGAATTTACTCCAATCTTGCGGTAAATTCAACTGCACACTGCAATAACAAATACTCCACGTGGGAGTTGAAAGTACTACAGAAGGAACCCTTCCCGCTATTTCGCCAATTTGGGGTTAGTCTCTTGTTAGTATACTCGTTTATTATAGCGTCTCATAAATAATcatctgtaaataaaatactaaacgtaacactgatagaaggatttgtttatagttaaaaatatttgttaatatttaacaaatcatttattagagaccactttttagtctttaacaaatatttatttgtatttaaaaagatttattaatatttaatgaattaatattagatttattaaatacaaacaaattattttaaatactaagaaatatttgtttaatactaaaaactggtctctaataaatgatttattaattattaacaaatattttttaatacgaataaatccttctatttttgtaaaaacaaaaaattaaaaaaaaaaaaatacagacattttttttaaattcatacttttttaaaacctAAATATATTTAGGGTAATTATGTACAAGTAGGGTCCACCCTATTTTTGTTCATATCTAGGTGAAGCATTAAcattatctaattttttttttattctgtttgTTTTTACGAcgtatatatgataaaaaatgtcgtgagagaaaaaaataaagatttcgacaGCTTTTTTGCcatcaaaagttggaaaaaaaattggctctcatttttttggataaagtttctattttatcttttttgatgtttttaatatatatatatttttttttaaatacataaaaaaatgaacaattaaaaaaaaatgatcaatttgatcaaaaaaaaaaaatattatggcCCAGCATGGATgaaccccacttgtaaataattaccatatttattatatataaataactcagtaagtaatttttaattataaactataaaaattttaggttatataccgtttatttttatgcaattGGTTAACCGCatattaagtaaattaaaCTACAATTGGAGTTACAAATACCGCATGCTGTACCATATCATACTTTTTACTATAGTTAACGCTTAACTACAATATTGGAGTAAATCTACCCACAGTTTGGAGTTGTCTCAGGTCATACTACAGCCTGCGGTAAATGGAACTACAGTTGCTGTTGCCACTACCACAATTTATTTTCCGTGTACATACTCTAGGATACTCTGCGAAGTTAACATTGTAAGCCTATCATAATCAGCACTTAGAATATGTAACTATCTTTTGTTtctgttttgttttattttggtTTGTTTTTTACTTTCCTCTAGCTTCTGGTCAAAAAGTTGTGAACGttgataaattgattaatataaGGAAATAATTAGTACTTAAGAGTTAAAGCATTGGTTTATATAGAgtcattaaatatattatttaatattgttaatacTCTGTTTCTATCTTCAACTCTGTATTAATTAAGTAACCCTGTTATTGGCCCTATGGGCTgttggattttaataaaaaaaaataaaataaaattaattgttgttattttcaaattaagtGTCTTGTTGCAACATAATTCAAGCCTTTTTTTATCGATAGACAAGGTACAATTGGAGGTAAAAGATTAGGGTTCCTTACACAATTAGCgtgactatttatttttaaattccacgCATGATAATGACGATCAAATGCTATCGGTGTTATACCATACATGACAAGAAAAACATCGTTCGCTATTGCATctgcaatattataaattcgaaaaaatctagttgcttgataataaataatttttttgaaccataaatatttagttgttgcagcttaattttatgttattaagGCTAcgtgaaaatcatgttgctgccaCATCATTGCCATGTAGccgaaacatgacaaatcatATGGCTGCAACATGATTTCATCATGTTTATTTACCAAGACTGCATCATGTtgcatttactatttatttttttccgtgctaTGTTTAAACATTGATATCTTGAGAAAGGCCATTCTGAagtaatttttgcaaaatactttttgtatagagcgtaaaatttacttcaaaattgattatttaaatgtttCTTACAGCCAACCGTTCTAAAGTTCtagaaattaagaaaaaaaattaggaaaatggttgaccctaaaggccatccgtgcaacttcccgctcatttcatacttaagcgcaCAAACCTacatttattacgtttttaagctcttcaacttttgaatgaatgtacTGATTTTCACGttgttggcggcattcgacgcagttttttaaattctatgatatattttcaaacttaaattgatcagaccggaaGTTTCGGTGTagttcgaaaaaaacacttttttttttatttatttcgtcaacgataactcacgaacgaatcaaccgattttgaccggcttggtggcgatcgatgtggttttccgatgttaagagctgattagtttttagaactGATCGGTCAAtccgtttgaaaattattcgaaaaaaccacatttgaaaaaatttttttaacttcccgctacgaaaatcgaagattttcaaaaatcgggaacttattgttttcacccggtttagcaaaaatcgagttttcatcagatctcgacgtttgaaagtcacaggaagcttccctgactatccccgcgaggttgtcacggtgtctgtatgtgtgtgtgtgtgtgtgtttgtgtgtgtgtgtgtgtgtgtgtaaacctcttataacttttgaacggcttggccgattttatcgcggttggtgccagtcgaaagggcttcaccaaacttagattttgaaaactatttggaccaattcagatcaatagattttgagaaatctttaaaaaactgaaaaaaaaaattttttcaaatatgttttttttggaataacttttaaacggcttggaataacttttggaataacttttaaacacctacacacacacaaacacacacacacacacacacacacatacatacatacatacataaatacatacatacatacatacatacatacaccatcgcgggaatagttttcatcgagattcgatgaaaacttgattttcgtaaaacgggatgaaaataataacttcccgatttttgaaaatcttcgattttcttagcggaaagttaaaaaagtatcACAATGAAAACAACATTTCGTTTTTATTCTAAACACACCATTATGGATACTTAGTGAACAAAAAGTCATTAACTTAAGAAAATCTGACAACTttctaaattatattttaatgaaataaaaaaagataaaaaattttcatttaaactaAATGGGGTCGATTTAATATGGAATGCCCGAGTTACATGCTGATCTTATTGTAACTTTCGTAGcttaagttattaattaacaatgtgACTACTATTATCTATAATCATAGTTCAGTTAAAGATGCTGACTCTCTTCATGTAGGAATCATTGTACACATCAACAGAATAAAAGCAAAAATCTGATTTGAGTTTTATTTGGCAACATTTTCAGCGGTTTTGTAAGTGT
Coding sequences within it:
- the LOC123260210 gene encoding uncharacterized protein LOC123260210, whose product is MQHDAVLGDEEFIFEEIEKRLTRRNSVILFNCPESVHADIESRSIADSALVNKFCSALDIDVPSSQFRVELLKGQEGQATSSGSQSGQRDNNARSNLETTTTAQTHSGRTSASYCGWGEQSSTSDEAWQDDHLQQASSSSGTGIERSSILNTSCDQREAFRGSGGGVLIACNTSVQVQCNNLDQIIEQFPQIDVVSVTVGLNPAIDIIALYVPPDLHIQAYSDFLDALSTHRTVDARELVVIGDFNSPHFYSYVNNGYVCAKAEIIHSFSCFLNLIQYNNVLNSMGRLLDLVFGTIECATMINNEPLLKLDPYHPVLSISLQTIINRGKNITKVPVSRYNFHKYDKGSLMDALGSVSWDLMNNLLPEDICRAFYQLIESAFDRSLPKTGACSKQDNSNYPPWFTWDIICDCKLKETFRQKLLKHPSSYYKSQYDALRGSLKLRIKYAHRKYQTEAENSLANNPKNFWRFIKNSKRQSQYPTSFCINNVTNSDPQSIANEFALHFSSVFIPFDNSADLSNINTISDYLGGIIFPNKATILKYIKRLPNKMSAGIDGIPCLIVKDAAACFVKPLTQLIKCSIKHGIFPSSWKNAKVCPIHKADDPTSVTNYRPISIISVFAKVFEMYVYDQLLRYVSVAISNAQHGFFCRRSTVDVIQTDFAKAFDKVDTVILIHRLRDLGLPSYLLTLMMSYLTNRLNYVIFNGFRSVPFSSTSGVPQGSNLGPLLFLIFINPLESVISCPFELFADDAKYYTRIRSWTDCLELQSNVDVIAAWWRLNKLQLNERKCVVISFSKSSADIQYPYSINGIALNYVSSCRDLGVIFDNNFAFTNHYSTIAASALRTLGFVIRATKNFRNLEAVKMLYSALVRPKLEYASIIWSPTYKKYAHSIEKIQRKFLKYLMYKMTGNYPARGAEYLDICRSANIINNIDNNSSIDNNDTGIDLFDFNQLLTTSSIASILIDMRNNNC